One window of the Chryseotalea sp. WA131a genome contains the following:
- a CDS encoding response regulator transcription factor, translating to MSFSCIIVDDEPNALHLMQDYIGRTLLLDLKGTFSDAVEALEFLRKKKAVDVIFTDVNMPMLSGMDMADILPRSQRFIFTTAYSEHALSSFSYYVIDYLLKPISFKRFSQSVAKIEQSFLHSTKDTSAVDQEFIFVKSGKQFIKIIFSEIFFIMGAKEYVSIQTRKGKILVYIRMKGIGDLLPNYFMRVHHSYIVNTKYLERVQSGIVVVAGINIPVSDSYKNSVIVFVDKTGL from the coding sequence ATGAGCTTTAGTTGTATAATCGTAGATGACGAGCCCAATGCCTTGCATTTGATGCAAGATTACATCGGCAGAACGCTCTTATTGGATTTGAAGGGAACATTTTCGGATGCTGTAGAGGCACTTGAATTTTTACGGAAGAAAAAAGCCGTGGATGTTATTTTCACAGACGTAAACATGCCCATGCTAAGCGGTATGGATATGGCCGACATTTTACCCCGATCTCAGAGATTTATTTTCACCACTGCCTACAGCGAACATGCCTTGTCGAGTTTTTCCTATTATGTCATTGATTACCTGCTTAAGCCCATTAGCTTCAAAAGATTTTCTCAGTCGGTGGCAAAAATTGAGCAATCCTTTTTGCATTCAACAAAAGACACTTCAGCGGTCGACCAAGAATTTATCTTCGTCAAAAGTGGAAAACAGTTCATCAAGATTATCTTTTCAGAAATTTTTTTTATCATGGGTGCTAAGGAGTATGTGAGCATTCAAACACGGAAGGGAAAAATTCTCGTGTATATCCGCATGAAAGGAATTGGTGACCTTTTGCCGAATTACTTCATGCGGGTACACCATTCTTATATTGTTAATACCAAATACCTCGAAAGAGTACAGTCCGGAATTGTTGTGGTGGCGGGAATAAATATTCCGGTTAGCGACAGTTACAAGAATTCTGTTATTGTATTTGTGGACAAAACAGGACTTTAA
- the xth gene encoding exodeoxyribonuclease III, with amino-acid sequence MKHFVSWNVNGIRAIIKKDFLTSVKAMAPDILCLQETKAAKEETLSALELLADYHVFANSSKARKGYSGTAIITKEEPVNVTYDMGLEEFDQEGRVIAAEFTTYFVVTVYTPNSGSELARLDYRQSWDNAFRDYLLWLNKRKPVIVCGDFNVAHQPLDLSRPKENYNKSAGYMQQEIDGFTKLLEVGFTDTFRHFYPEQQKFSYWNQVIFGREKNIGWRIDHFLTATSLQPKIKDALIYNEYFGSDHCPVGLKLEI; translated from the coding sequence ATGAAGCATTTTGTATCGTGGAATGTGAACGGCATTCGTGCCATTATAAAAAAGGATTTTTTGACAAGCGTAAAGGCCATGGCACCGGATATCCTGTGTTTACAAGAGACCAAGGCAGCGAAGGAAGAAACGCTTTCTGCTCTAGAACTTCTAGCGGACTACCATGTATTTGCCAACTCCTCGAAAGCAAGAAAAGGTTATTCAGGCACGGCCATTATCACCAAAGAAGAGCCCGTGAATGTAACCTACGATATGGGCTTGGAAGAATTTGACCAAGAAGGGAGGGTGATTGCGGCCGAGTTCACCACTTATTTTGTTGTTACGGTTTATACGCCTAATTCCGGTTCTGAATTAGCGCGGTTGGATTATCGGCAATCGTGGGACAATGCCTTTCGCGATTATTTGCTTTGGTTGAATAAGCGCAAGCCCGTGATTGTTTGTGGTGATTTTAATGTGGCTCATCAGCCTCTTGATTTATCACGGCCAAAGGAGAATTACAATAAATCTGCTGGCTACATGCAGCAAGAGATTGACGGATTTACGAAGTTGTTAGAGGTTGGCTTCACCGATACCTTTCGGCACTTTTATCCTGAACAGCAAAAGTTTTCGTATTGGAATCAGGTTATTTTTGGCCGCGAAAAAAACATAGGGTGGCGCATTGATCATTTTTTAACGGCCACTTCATTACAACCAAAGATTAAGGATGCATTGATCTACAATGAATACTTTGGATCGGATCATTGCCCGGTTGGGCTTAAATTAGAGATTTAG
- a CDS encoding GSCFA domain-containing protein, producing the protein MKTWRTELIPQKAEFQISLADAVFTIGSCFAQTMGNQLLSNKIKTQVNPFGTAYNPHCIHRLITSCLDKSPLEGSGILNREGLFFHYDFHSQQSATTEEGLLKKLSKLHEDHSHNLKQANVLIITYGTAFVYRRKDNQQIVSNCHKVPASEFTKELLTVEEIIESFEKMHDALVNKNSTIKIILTVSPVRHTKDGLEQNTVSKSVLRLACHQLAERKGVVYFPAYELMMDDLRDYRFYKTDRIHPTEEAEEYIWEKFMETYFNPETKKFFEEWQEIKLALQHRPFHEHSTAHQTFLKNTLSKLQKLSPKADVSSEILELKSRLGHD; encoded by the coding sequence ATGAAAACTTGGCGAACAGAATTGATTCCACAAAAAGCAGAATTTCAAATTTCGCTGGCGGATGCCGTCTTTACTATTGGCTCCTGCTTTGCGCAAACGATGGGAAATCAATTGCTATCGAACAAAATAAAAACTCAGGTTAATCCGTTCGGTACCGCTTACAACCCTCACTGTATTCATAGGTTGATTACCAGTTGTTTAGACAAAAGCCCCTTAGAGGGTAGTGGCATCCTAAATCGAGAAGGTCTCTTTTTTCATTATGATTTTCATTCGCAGCAATCAGCTACCACAGAAGAAGGCTTGCTAAAGAAACTAAGCAAGCTACATGAAGACCACTCTCATAACCTTAAACAGGCCAATGTACTCATCATCACCTACGGCACGGCATTCGTTTATCGAAGAAAAGATAATCAGCAAATTGTTTCAAATTGTCATAAAGTTCCAGCAAGTGAGTTCACTAAAGAATTGTTGACGGTAGAAGAAATCATCGAATCATTTGAAAAGATGCATGATGCCTTGGTCAACAAAAATTCGACAATTAAAATCATCTTAACGGTAAGTCCTGTTCGGCACACTAAAGATGGGCTTGAACAAAATACTGTTAGCAAGTCGGTTTTACGCTTGGCATGTCATCAACTAGCAGAGAGAAAAGGAGTGGTCTACTTTCCTGCCTACGAACTGATGATGGATGACTTGCGCGATTACCGCTTCTACAAAACCGACCGCATTCACCCTACAGAAGAAGCCGAAGAATACATTTGGGAAAAGTTTATGGAAACCTATTTCAACCCAGAAACAAAAAAGTTCTTTGAAGAATGGCAAGAAATAAAGTTGGCACTTCAGCATCGGCCGTTTCATGAACACTCCACTGCACATCAGACATTTTTAAAAAACACGTTGAGTAAACTTCAAAAGCTTTCACCGAAAGCCGATGTTTCTTCAGAAATACTAGAACTAAAATCTCGCCTTGGCCATGATTGA
- a CDS encoding AMP-binding protein: MIDHLTLNGKKIDFRDFGNVDIASLSDFEKNTLHFCQQWISGSKQFELQTSGSTGEPKKITVTRGQMETSARMTIAALGLSPNQTALVCLDTRYIAGKMMLVRAMVGNLNLLVWEPSANPFEKLQNETIDFVALVPYQLKTILESEQRNQFNKINHVIIGGSPLDGSVKKMLAHYSCQFYETFGMTETLSHIALKKINGSGKSDYFRVLPGIHIRQDERACLCIQAPHLSTEISTNDVVEMKSLEEFIWLGRFDNVINSGGVKVFPESTERKIEAIFSELEIVNQFFIAGLPDEKWGQTVALIVEGSLTENTIEKMQGKIKERLSKFEIPRSIKFLERFAETGTGKINRKETISKL, encoded by the coding sequence ATGATTGATCATCTAACCCTCAACGGAAAGAAGATTGACTTCCGTGATTTTGGCAATGTGGATATCGCCTCCCTTTCTGATTTTGAAAAAAACACTCTTCACTTTTGTCAACAATGGATTTCGGGTAGCAAGCAATTTGAGTTACAGACTTCTGGTTCTACAGGTGAACCCAAAAAAATAACGGTAACGCGAGGGCAAATGGAGACAAGTGCCCGAATGACGATCGCTGCCTTGGGCCTCTCTCCTAATCAAACCGCGTTGGTCTGTCTGGATACCCGTTACATTGCAGGCAAAATGATGCTGGTACGCGCGATGGTAGGCAATCTTAACCTACTTGTATGGGAACCGAGTGCCAATCCATTTGAAAAATTGCAAAACGAAACAATTGATTTCGTAGCTCTAGTGCCCTATCAACTAAAAACAATTTTGGAATCAGAACAACGTAATCAATTCAATAAAATAAACCATGTCATTATTGGAGGTTCGCCTTTAGATGGCTCAGTAAAAAAAATGTTAGCGCATTACTCTTGCCAATTTTACGAAACATTCGGCATGACCGAAACGCTTTCGCACATTGCTTTAAAAAAAATAAATGGGTCAGGAAAATCAGATTATTTTAGAGTTCTTCCAGGCATCCACATTCGCCAAGACGAGCGTGCCTGCTTGTGCATCCAGGCCCCTCACCTATCTACAGAAATCAGCACCAACGATGTGGTTGAAATGAAAAGTCTCGAAGAATTTATTTGGCTGGGCAGATTTGATAACGTTATCAATTCCGGGGGAGTTAAGGTCTTTCCTGAATCAACAGAACGAAAAATTGAAGCAATTTTTTCTGAACTCGAGATTGTCAATCAGTTTTTTATTGCTGGATTGCCCGATGAGAAATGGGGGCAAACAGTAGCACTGATTGTAGAAGGAAGCCTGACCGAAAATACTATTGAGAAGATGCAGGGAAAAATTAAAGAGAGGCTATCCAAATTTGAAATACCGCGTTCAATAAAATTTCTTGAAAGGTTTGCTGAAACAGGAACTGGAAAAATCAATCGAAAAGAAACTATATCAAAACTGTAG
- a CDS encoding helix-turn-helix domain-containing protein: MTNLNENLRALRKQMKLTQDQFAAKLEIKRSLLGAYEEGRAEPKLELLQKIADVCKISVDDLIGKDLTTEKPLAKTASFGKDVMVVTQDLAGRDNIELVPMKAAAGYLNGYADTEYVKELPRFQLPILKQGTYRAFEISGDSMLPILPGTIVIGEHLENLKNIKSGKTYILVSQREGIVYKRVFNYLEETGKLFLVSDNRQYAPYQIDASDVMEAWSAKAYISVQFPDVETKNDVSVEQLASVVLDLQKDILKLKSKKN; the protein is encoded by the coding sequence ATGACAAACCTAAATGAAAATCTTCGCGCATTGCGCAAACAAATGAAGTTAACGCAAGATCAGTTTGCTGCGAAGTTAGAAATCAAGCGTTCGTTATTGGGAGCGTATGAAGAAGGCCGCGCGGAACCGAAGTTAGAGTTGCTTCAAAAGATTGCCGATGTCTGTAAAATTTCGGTGGATGATTTGATTGGAAAAGATTTAACCACCGAAAAGCCATTGGCCAAAACTGCTTCTTTTGGGAAAGATGTAATGGTGGTTACCCAAGACTTAGCCGGTAGGGATAATATCGAATTGGTACCCATGAAAGCGGCTGCCGGATACTTGAATGGTTATGCTGATACCGAGTATGTGAAGGAGCTGCCGAGATTTCAGCTTCCTATTCTCAAGCAGGGAACTTATCGTGCTTTTGAAATCTCGGGCGATTCCATGCTTCCGATTTTACCGGGCACTATTGTGATTGGTGAGCATCTCGAAAACCTGAAGAATATCAAGAGCGGAAAAACGTATATCCTGGTTTCGCAGCGAGAAGGTATTGTGTACAAGCGCGTGTTCAATTACTTAGAAGAAACGGGAAAGTTGTTTTTGGTATCCGACAACAGGCAATATGCGCCCTACCAAATTGATGCAAGCGATGTAATGGAAGCTTGGTCGGCAAAGGCATACATCAGTGTTCAGTTTCCGGATGTAGAAACCAAAAACGATGTATCCGTTGAGCAATTGGCGAGTGTGGTGCTGGACTTACAAAAAGACATTTTAAAGTTGAAGAGCAAAAAGAATTGA
- a CDS encoding o-succinylbenzoate synthase — MPLRASVHKHILQFNFEARTSRGSMKERPVWFLKIWHTEQPEVFGLGECAPLIGLSNESNEEAETELTAWVEKVEGATLPSQKLRLTELHAFLSENKLDPTCSSVIFAVETALLDLLNGGSRLIFENDFLKGKSIPINGLIWMGGLDYMLQQIDIKIRDGFSCIKMKVGSHNFEKECDILQYIRRKYYKQNIVIRLDANGAFKVDDALDKLRALARFDVHSIEQPIKSGLPEMELICRESPVPIALDEELIGVSSAARLSLLTRLKPKSIILKPSLMGGLQSTADWIQLANQLGISWWITSALESNIGLNAIAQFTAQYPVSIPQGLGTGSLYTNNIISPLQVAAGNLNYNLLTDWNLELLFPPEGAEKPLFIS; from the coding sequence ATGCCCCTTCGCGCCAGCGTTCATAAACATATTCTTCAATTCAATTTTGAAGCCCGCACCTCGCGCGGTTCAATGAAAGAGCGACCTGTTTGGTTTTTGAAAATATGGCATACCGAGCAACCCGAAGTGTTTGGCCTGGGCGAGTGTGCTCCACTCATTGGCCTAAGTAACGAGTCGAATGAAGAGGCAGAAACGGAATTGACCGCCTGGGTGGAAAAGGTAGAGGGAGCAACCTTACCATCTCAGAAATTAAGGCTGACTGAATTGCATGCTTTTCTTTCCGAGAATAAATTAGACCCTACCTGCTCATCCGTAATCTTTGCGGTTGAAACAGCTTTACTAGATTTGTTGAATGGGGGCTCGCGATTGATTTTTGAAAATGATTTTCTGAAGGGCAAGTCCATTCCGATCAACGGACTGATATGGATGGGTGGGCTCGATTACATGTTGCAACAAATCGACATCAAAATCCGCGATGGATTTTCGTGCATCAAAATGAAAGTGGGCAGCCACAACTTTGAAAAGGAGTGCGATATATTGCAATACATCCGAAGAAAGTATTACAAACAGAATATTGTAATTCGGTTGGATGCCAACGGGGCATTTAAAGTAGACGATGCCTTGGATAAACTTCGCGCCCTCGCGCGCTTTGACGTTCACAGCATCGAGCAACCGATCAAATCCGGTCTTCCAGAAATGGAATTGATTTGTCGTGAATCGCCCGTGCCCATTGCATTAGATGAAGAGTTGATTGGTGTATCGAGTGCTGCTCGATTATCATTACTTACACGACTAAAGCCCAAGAGTATCATTTTAAAGCCTTCGCTGATGGGAGGATTGCAATCAACGGCAGATTGGATTCAATTGGCCAATCAGTTGGGCATCAGTTGGTGGATTACTTCTGCACTTGAATCCAACATTGGGCTAAATGCTATCGCACAGTTCACCGCTCAGTACCCGGTAAGTATTCCGCAAGGGTTAGGTACAGGTTCACTTTACACCAATAACATAATCTCTCCGTTACAAGTAGCGGCAGGCAATCTCAATTATAACTTGTTGACAGATTGGAATTTAGAATTACTATTTCCGCCAGAAGGCGCAGAAAAACCGCTATTCATAAGTTAA
- a CDS encoding S-adenosylmethionine:tRNA ribosyltransferase-isomerase, with protein MLNINDYKYELPQQRIALYPLDQRDQSKLLVYQSGKIVHQHFYEISNFLPAGATLFFNDTKVIPARLLFQKDTGAAIELFLLNPILPSPLVSLSMEARGSSQWHVVIGNAKRWNDDKPLTLSLKDAQLSANLIDKEKGLVNFSWKPENLTFAEIISKAGATPLPPYLKREVEASDRERYQTIYSKKEGAVAAPTAGLHFTERVFDDLRKKNIQSDFLTLHVSAGTFQPVKVENALEHPMHAEQMVVSKVNLENILNSKGKIIAVGTTSLRTLESLYWYGVNLEKNPNADFIIEQNEPYENIGHLNFKEAIKNILNKLEHDQATQLIGETSIYIVPGYQIKSCEALITNFHQPGSTLMLLVAAFVGNDWKKIYEQALENNYRFLSYGDSSLLLRA; from the coding sequence ATGCTCAACATCAACGACTATAAGTACGAATTACCTCAACAACGGATTGCACTCTATCCTTTAGACCAACGTGATCAATCAAAACTGCTGGTTTACCAATCAGGAAAAATAGTTCATCAGCACTTTTATGAAATCTCAAATTTTTTGCCAGCCGGTGCGACACTTTTCTTTAACGATACCAAAGTCATTCCTGCCCGATTGCTATTTCAGAAAGATACCGGTGCAGCTATTGAATTGTTTTTGCTAAACCCCATTTTACCTTCCCCACTTGTTTCGCTTTCCATGGAAGCACGCGGCAGTTCGCAATGGCATGTGGTGATTGGCAATGCCAAACGTTGGAACGATGACAAACCTTTAACGCTTTCGCTCAAGGATGCGCAGCTCTCCGCTAACCTAATCGACAAAGAAAAAGGCTTGGTCAACTTCAGTTGGAAACCTGAAAATTTAACCTTTGCCGAAATCATTTCAAAAGCCGGTGCAACACCATTGCCTCCGTACTTAAAAAGAGAAGTAGAAGCCAGTGACCGTGAGCGGTACCAAACGATTTATTCTAAAAAAGAAGGGGCGGTGGCCGCGCCTACGGCAGGTTTGCACTTTACTGAAAGAGTATTCGATGACTTAAGAAAGAAAAACATCCAATCAGATTTTCTTACGCTTCATGTAAGTGCAGGCACGTTTCAACCGGTGAAAGTAGAAAACGCACTGGAACACCCGATGCATGCCGAGCAAATGGTGGTGTCTAAAGTGAATTTGGAAAATATTCTAAACAGCAAGGGAAAAATAATTGCCGTTGGCACAACTTCTCTACGCACATTGGAAAGTTTGTATTGGTACGGGGTGAACCTTGAGAAAAATCCGAATGCTGATTTTATTATCGAACAAAACGAACCTTACGAAAATATTGGTCACTTGAATTTTAAAGAAGCCATCAAAAATATTCTAAACAAATTAGAGCATGATCAAGCAACCCAGCTCATTGGCGAAACCAGCATTTACATCGTTCCGGGCTACCAAATAAAAAGTTGTGAAGCCCTGATCACCAACTTTCATCAACCAGGTTCGACTTTGATGCTATTGGTGGCGGCTTTTGTCGGAAATGATTGGAAAAAAATTTACGAACAGGCGCTTGAAAACAATTATCGTTTTTTAAGCTATGGCGATAGCTCTCTCTTACTTAGGGCTTAG
- a CDS encoding PD40 domain-containing protein, whose protein sequence is MNRIVWMALLVCSHAVLAQNNKALTDAQLLFNFKNYQQALPKYLEAIQAGTKDGLAFYQTGFCYKVSQTTDDQIKAIPYYEQAINLKKDLPPVAYFDLATLYLKNEQLEKAIETFSSYREMVKLDKKQVAQADKGLAACQNAIALMSAPRNFTVHSFPGNVNSKYTEYNPVVSADESVMAFTALRPNTSRTRSGDKFIEEIYVSYNKSGNWSEPVVVPIASEYNVGTAGITPDGQKMVVFMGGATDQGNLFQVIKSGDVWSKPSILSNTINSLGMETTCSISPDGKVIYFASNQRGGRGGLDIWKIEQKATGVWSQAINLGPEINTPDDEDAPFIHPDQKTLFFTSDGHATMGGRDIFKTTLVNGKWTKPENMGYPVNTTSNDNYFTLLADGKRGYFSSDRKGGQGAQDIYYLDMPENAMTIPLTMIKGRIINAETGKTMPSKMYVVDAETRKELEFVYDPDPKTGEYLIIMPPSKNYDIIIESEGFLPYTLNVNIPNQTYFYELYQQINLKTIKQFDVVVGQEVQVRNAFYDTDRDVKTDVRTSNEAKLVQTNKVDVYDMMLDLMAANDKEGIEYLVGLIEHTDPIDGVNFNEKENTKIDVATRTYYYDESDESKFEQRQLEGKTVFSLPTMVFSEEMKNNKIAKPTASYDKALLSKFVKVFFDQGKSDLKTQYIKELESILAVINQNPALGIEISGFASAEGTEEANREISNKRAIIVLDYFNHQGVVRRRIIAKGYGATKDQKASKEEGRRVEVRVVALN, encoded by the coding sequence ATGAATAGAATAGTATGGATGGCTTTGCTGGTATGCTCGCACGCGGTGTTGGCACAAAACAACAAGGCACTTACCGATGCACAACTTTTGTTTAATTTTAAAAACTACCAACAAGCCCTTCCCAAGTATTTGGAAGCCATTCAAGCTGGTACCAAAGACGGATTGGCATTTTATCAAACAGGCTTTTGCTACAAAGTGTCCCAAACTACCGATGATCAAATAAAGGCAATACCCTATTACGAGCAAGCCATTAATTTGAAAAAGGATCTACCACCGGTGGCTTATTTCGATTTGGCAACACTTTACCTGAAGAATGAGCAACTGGAAAAGGCCATAGAAACTTTTTCAAGTTACAGGGAGATGGTGAAGTTGGATAAGAAGCAAGTTGCGCAGGCTGATAAGGGATTGGCGGCTTGTCAAAATGCGATCGCACTTATGTCAGCGCCTCGAAATTTTACTGTTCATAGTTTTCCGGGCAATGTCAATTCAAAGTACACTGAATATAACCCGGTGGTTTCGGCAGATGAAAGCGTAATGGCATTCACAGCCCTTCGCCCCAACACTAGCCGCACACGCTCGGGTGATAAATTCATTGAGGAGATTTATGTTTCTTACAATAAGTCGGGTAATTGGAGTGAACCGGTCGTTGTGCCGATTGCTTCTGAATACAACGTAGGCACGGCAGGTATTACACCCGATGGCCAGAAGATGGTGGTGTTTATGGGAGGTGCCACCGATCAGGGCAATCTGTTTCAAGTTATCAAGTCGGGTGATGTGTGGTCAAAGCCGAGCATCTTATCCAACACCATCAACTCGCTAGGAATGGAAACTACTTGCAGTATTTCCCCTGATGGCAAAGTGATTTATTTCGCTTCCAACCAGAGAGGTGGAAGGGGTGGCTTAGACATTTGGAAGATTGAGCAAAAGGCGACTGGAGTGTGGAGCCAAGCAATTAACCTTGGCCCTGAGATCAATACACCTGATGATGAGGATGCTCCGTTTATCCATCCTGATCAAAAGACATTGTTTTTTACTTCTGATGGTCATGCAACCATGGGCGGACGCGATATTTTTAAAACCACGTTGGTAAATGGTAAATGGACCAAACCTGAGAACATGGGCTACCCAGTAAACACCACCAGTAACGACAACTACTTTACATTATTGGCCGATGGCAAGCGCGGGTATTTTTCATCGGACAGAAAAGGCGGACAAGGGGCGCAAGACATTTACTATTTGGACATGCCAGAGAATGCCATGACGATTCCGCTCACTATGATTAAAGGGCGAATCATCAATGCCGAGACGGGCAAGACCATGCCTTCCAAAATGTATGTGGTTGACGCAGAGACCAGAAAAGAATTGGAGTTTGTCTACGATCCAGATCCTAAAACAGGTGAGTACCTGATTATCATGCCGCCTTCAAAAAATTACGATATTATTATTGAATCAGAGGGATTTTTGCCCTACACGTTGAACGTGAACATTCCCAATCAAACTTATTTCTACGAGTTGTATCAGCAAATCAATTTGAAAACTATCAAGCAATTTGATGTGGTGGTTGGCCAAGAGGTGCAAGTTAGAAATGCGTTTTATGATACCGATCGGGATGTGAAAACCGATGTGCGCACCAGCAACGAAGCCAAGTTGGTGCAAACCAACAAAGTAGATGTGTATGATATGATGCTGGATTTGATGGCCGCGAATGACAAAGAGGGCATTGAATACTTGGTCGGACTAATTGAGCACACTGATCCGATTGATGGCGTAAACTTTAATGAAAAGGAAAATACTAAAATAGATGTAGCTACCCGCACCTACTACTATGACGAAAGCGATGAGAGCAAGTTTGAGCAAAGGCAATTGGAAGGAAAAACGGTATTTTCCCTGCCTACCATGGTTTTTTCAGAAGAAATGAAAAACAATAAAATTGCCAAGCCCACCGCCTCGTACGATAAAGCTTTGCTGAGCAAGTTTGTAAAAGTATTTTTCGATCAGGGCAAGAGCGACCTGAAGACTCAATATATTAAAGAACTGGAAAGTATTCTTGCAGTAATCAATCAAAACCCCGCGTTGGGCATTGAGATTTCAGGCTTTGCTTCAGCAGAAGGAACCGAAGAGGCCAATCGAGAAATATCCAACAAACGCGCCATTATCGTGCTGGATTACTTTAATCACCAAGGCGTGGTACGTAGGCGAATTATTGCAAAAGGTTACGGTGCTACCAAAGATCAAAAGGCTAGCAAAGAGGAGGGTAGAAGAGTAGAGGTGAGGGTTGTTGCGTTAAATTAG
- a CDS encoding DUF1295 domain-containing protein, producing the protein MLTSFWTVYLIGFGVVMLLLTLVWAASVRLVNASIVDPFWGLGFVLLAAYYFFNSAGDPSRKLIVLITSVIWGLRLFGYLFWRNVGKPEDYRYAQFRLHYGAERYWWFSFFQVFLLQGFLLWLISSPLLAAQYFGATTPLGGWDGLAILFWTVGFLFEAGGDYQLAKFKANATNKGKVLNTGFWKLTRHPNYFGDACVWWGFALFSVAAESYWSMLGSVLMTFLLIKVSGVSLLERALKKNKPQYEEYIRKTPAFFPWFPKK; encoded by the coding sequence ATGCTGACTTCGTTCTGGACTGTTTACTTGATTGGATTTGGCGTGGTAATGCTGTTGCTCACGCTGGTGTGGGCCGCTAGTGTCAGGTTGGTGAATGCCAGTATTGTTGATCCATTTTGGGGATTGGGTTTTGTATTGTTGGCAGCCTATTATTTTTTCAATTCCGCAGGAGATCCCTCCCGCAAACTGATCGTGCTGATTACTTCTGTTATATGGGGCTTGCGGTTGTTTGGCTATTTGTTTTGGCGAAATGTGGGCAAACCCGAAGATTATCGGTATGCCCAATTTAGGCTGCACTATGGTGCCGAGCGATATTGGTGGTTCAGTTTTTTTCAGGTTTTCTTGCTGCAGGGATTTTTGTTGTGGTTGATTTCTTCACCCTTATTGGCGGCTCAATATTTTGGCGCCACAACGCCACTGGGTGGATGGGATGGACTTGCCATTCTTTTTTGGACGGTGGGATTTTTGTTTGAGGCAGGTGGTGATTATCAATTGGCCAAATTCAAAGCCAATGCTACCAACAAGGGAAAAGTGTTAAACACCGGCTTCTGGAAATTGACCAGACACCCCAACTATTTTGGTGATGCGTGTGTGTGGTGGGGCTTTGCCTTGTTTTCGGTGGCCGCAGAAAGTTACTGGTCGATGCTTGGGTCTGTGTTGATGACTTTTTTATTGATAAAGGTATCGGGTGTATCTTTGTTGGAACGTGCGTTGAAAAAGAACAAACCCCAGTATGAAGAGTATATCCGAAAGACGCCAGCATTTTTTCCTTGGTTCCCTAAAAAATAG
- a CDS encoding MaoC family dehydratase, whose product MSALIISSHAEFETYLGKELGVSEYHVITQSQINQFADATLDHQWIHTDPARAAESQFKSTIAHGYLTLSLVPHLWDQIAEFRNIKMMVNYGIEKLKFNQPVLVNQQVRLRAKLHSIINLRGITKFEVDVTLEIKDNTKPAFNGILVFLYHFN is encoded by the coding sequence ATGAGTGCATTAATCATTAGTAGCCACGCAGAATTTGAAACCTACCTTGGCAAAGAGCTGGGTGTGTCGGAGTATCATGTAATTACCCAGTCCCAAATCAACCAGTTTGCCGATGCTACCTTAGACCATCAGTGGATACACACCGACCCTGCACGCGCGGCCGAAAGCCAATTTAAAAGCACTATCGCACATGGCTACCTCACACTTTCGCTCGTGCCCCATTTGTGGGATCAGATTGCCGAGTTTCGAAACATCAAGATGATGGTGAACTATGGCATTGAAAAGTTAAAGTTCAACCAACCCGTGTTGGTCAACCAACAAGTGCGGCTTCGCGCCAAGTTACACTCCATTATAAATCTGCGTGGCATTACCAAATTTGAAGTAGACGTAACGCTGGAAATAAAAGACAACACCAAGCCTGCCTTTAATGGTATTTTGGTTTTTTTGTATCATTTTAATTAA
- a CDS encoding SRPBCC domain-containing protein → MKDFKKYYIISAPPSDVYLALTNPLTIHLWSGEEAVMSTEPDSEFSLWEDSIVGKNLEFEPNKKIVQQWYFEGQEEPSIVTIKLHEDKNGTSAELRHSNIPDEAYDDMVDGWNEQYFGALQEFYSE, encoded by the coding sequence ATGAAAGACTTCAAAAAATACTATATCATCTCTGCACCACCCAGCGATGTTTACTTAGCACTCACCAATCCACTCACCATACATTTATGGTCGGGCGAAGAAGCGGTGATGAGCACCGAACCCGACAGCGAATTTAGTTTGTGGGAAGACAGCATTGTGGGGAAGAACTTAGAATTTGAACCTAACAAAAAAATTGTGCAGCAATGGTATTTCGAAGGGCAAGAAGAACCCTCCATTGTAACCATCAAATTGCACGAGGATAAAAATGGCACGTCTGCCGAACTCCGCCACTCCAACATACCCGATGAAGCGTATGACGACATGGTGGACGGCTGGAACGAACAATACTTTGGTGCGCTGCAGGAGTTCTATTCGGAATAA